In the Clostridium cellulovorans 743B genome, AATCTCTAAATATCAATTCATCAGAAATATGTTGATTCCCTTTTTGATATATATGTAAGTGATAGTTATGGTTACCTGAATTATCTGGACTTAACTTTACGAAATATCTTCTGTTTTTAATCCCATTTTCTCCTTTAACAAGATATCCATGCTGCTTCATAATATCGTCATATGTGTCGATTTGCTTTATATCATCAACTACAATCATAATATCTATAGTTGGTTTTGCAGACATTCCTTTGATTGATGTTGACCCAAAGTGCTGTATATCCAGTATTACCTTACCAAAGATTTTTGATAGTACTTTCTTCTCCTCTTCATATATTTGAGGCCACTCATCATTATAAGGAACCACAAGCATTTCTCTTAGCATAGAGCTGATCCCTCCACTATTTATACACTAGTATACACTTATTTTCAGCTAGCTTAAAGCACTTCTACTAATATGTGTTTCTAAATCAGCTAATCTAACTGGGATTGGTAATCTACTTTCATTGTTAATTAAATTTAGTACTATTTCTGTAGAAGTTTCTAGATCAATATAGTTACCACATGATATAAATATAGGTTTCACATCTTCTCTTGTTCTAAGGACTCTACCATATACTTCTCCGTTTATTATAATATCAGTGAAGGAGCCTTCTTCATTTTGAGGCATTTGAAAATCTGCTTCATTAACTCTTAAATAACTTTTTGCCACTCCTATAGTTGGTTTATTTAAGAAAAATGACGCATGAGTAGCTATACCCATATGATTAAAATGCAAGTATCCATTACCATCAAAGATAAATATATCAGGTTCCACTACTAATTTTTTTAAAGCTTCCGTAACTAAAGGTAATTCCCTAAATGCTAAAAATCCAGGTATATACGGTACTTTGATTTCTCCTACACTATTAACTTTTTCAACTACCTGTTTTGTATTATAATCAATAACGACTATACAACAGGTGCCATACTGCTTATTTTCTTTTTCCCAATAAGCTAAATCTACACCTGCAACTAGTTTAATACTATTTTTACTAAAGGTATTTTTTAAGCTTATTTTTTTCTTCAATTGATTTTGTATATTAATGAATTCCGATTCCTCATAAATATTAAAATTATGAACTTCTTTTATTTCCATACTATTCTCTTTCCGTTCCTTTAAATTTAAATTACCTGACCTTCTAAACCTGAAAAATGTGATTATATAAGCATATTTTTATTAAAGCAATTAAAATCTTTCTTCATACATATTAAATACCTAAAAATAATATTTGACTTTCAATTATCATAAATTCATTTCCATTTAATACAATATACAGTAAAGTATTTATAACAGCGAGCCATGGAGGTGAATTATATGGTAATTAACGGCAAAGTAGGCGATGGTAGCGCAATGCATACCTTAGTATTAGTAACAGATTCTGGAGAAACTTTACAAGTTAGCATAGATGATGCTACGAAAATAAATTGTCCAAATGGACTTTTTATCGGTGAGAAAGTTTCTGTAGATGTACCTCTTGTTGCAACTTCTATTACATCAGTATAAGAGATACTCTAAAGTAGCAATGTTATGCTACAAGTACTTATTTATACAAAAGTTAATTGCAATTCGTTGTACTACTTAATAAATGAATATAAAGAATGTAAAAGAGCATTTTCCCCTATATAGGATTATGCTCTTTTTCTCCATTTTATAGAGATTTAATTTTAACAATTATATATAATCATTTTCATAAACATTCTCACTAGTTCACTTATCACCTAGAACAAATAAAATTTTCTCAATATCATTTTGCTTCCATATAAAACGCTCTTAACTAGACTATATATTGGCGAAAGAATTCTATTTGTTCATTATTTAGTTTTATAGCTTCCTCTTTTCTTATATTAAGATGGAATACATGATTAATAGACTTATCATTATGTCCATATTCCTTATAGATATAAGTAATCCCTGAATTTTTCAGCTTAGCTAGAAAGCTAGGTTTGC is a window encoding:
- a CDS encoding GrpB family protein, producing the protein MLREMLVVPYNDEWPQIYEEEKKVLSKIFGKVILDIQHFGSTSIKGMSAKPTIDIMIVVDDIKQIDTYDDIMKQHGYLVKGENGIKNRRYFVKLSPDNSGNHNYHLHIYQKGNQHISDELIFRDYLRIDSESFKEYEKVKIEASLKFRYSPSEYVDAKYECIMRIMDKAKRYFVN
- a CDS encoding endonuclease V; translation: MEIKEVHNFNIYEESEFINIQNQLKKKISLKNTFSKNSIKLVAGVDLAYWEKENKQYGTCCIVVIDYNTKQVVEKVNSVGEIKVPYIPGFLAFRELPLVTEALKKLVVEPDIFIFDGNGYLHFNHMGIATHASFFLNKPTIGVAKSYLRVNEADFQMPQNEEGSFTDIIINGEVYGRVLRTREDVKPIFISCGNYIDLETSTEIVLNLINNESRLPIPVRLADLETHISRSALS